One window of the Triticum dicoccoides isolate Atlit2015 ecotype Zavitan chromosome 3B, WEW_v2.0, whole genome shotgun sequence genome contains the following:
- the LOC119280881 gene encoding xyloglucan galactosyltransferase KATAMARI1 homolog, which yields MEMYGAVPRPRFLLLLLLLAAVFWVCVLYFRLSVLISGVAVAPMERMVSFAAGYESRSDDGDKDPCQGRRVYIHDLPPRFNADMLSGCGSTDGRWPNMCEQVSNAGLGEPLTELEGEGEGEGALTGAAGWYATQQFALDAIFHGRMLRYDCLTNDSSAAAAVFVPFYAGFDFARHHWGYDNATRDAASLDLERWLVGRPEWRRAGGRDHFLVAGRTAWDFRRHTCPSPTWGTNLLFLPAAKNMTVLVVESSTAPGRGNDMAVPYPTYFHPRTDADVLHWQQRIKSADRPWLMSFVGAPRPGDPRSIRSQIIAQCGASSKCRQLGCASGASQCHTPGDIMRLFQSSTFCLQPPGDSYTRRSAFDAMVAGCVPVFFHPASAYLQYRWHLPGDHATYSVFIPDDGVRAGNVSIEDTLRRIPATVVRRMQEEVLRLVPRLVYADPRYSLDTVKDAFDVAVEGVLEKVAESMRKVQTGHPRSSWLDKIWSE from the coding sequence ATGGAGATGTATGGCGCCGTTCCCCGGCCTcggttcctcctcctcctgctcctcctcgccgccgTGTTTTGGGTCTGCGTACTCTACTTCCGCCTGTCCGTGCTCATCAGTGGCGTGGCGGTCGCGCCGATGGAGCGCATGGTGTCGTTTGCGGCGGGCTACGAGAGCCGAAGCGACGACGGGGACAAAGATCCATGCCAGGGGCGACGCGTGTATATCCATGATCTCCCGCCGCGCTTCAACGCCGACATGCTCAGTGGCTGCGGCAGCACGGACGGCCGCTGGCCCAACATGTGCGAGCAAGTGAGCAACGCCGGCCTCGGGGAGCCGTTAACCGAGCTGGAGGGTGAAGGCGAAGGGGAGGGAGCACTCACGGGCGCGGCCGGCTGGTACGCCACGCAGCAGTTCGCGCTGGACGCCATCTTCCATGGCCGCATGCTACGGTACGACTGCCTCACCAACGACTcctccgcggcggcggcggtgttcgTCCCGTTCTACGCCGGCTTCGACTTCGCGCGGCACCACTGGGGCTACGACAACGCCACGCGGGACGCCGCCTCGCTCGACCTGGAGCGCTGGCTCGTGGGCCGGCCGGAGTGGCGCAGGGCCGGCGGCCGCGACCACTTCCTAGTGGCGGGGCGCACGGCGTGGGACTTCCGGCGCCACACCTGCCCCAGCCCGACCTGGGGCACCAACCTGCTCTTCCTACCGGCCGCCAAGAACATGACCGTGCTTGTTGTCGAGTCGTCGACCGCGCCCGGCCGCGGCAACGACATGGCGGTGCCGTACCCCACCTACTTCCACCCACGAACAGACGCCGACGTCCTGCACTGGCAGCAGAGGATCAAGAGCGCCGACCGCCCGTGGCTCATGTCCTTCGTGGGCGCGCCGCGGCCGGGAGATCCGCGGTCCATCCGGTCGCAGATCATCGCCCAGTGCGGCGCGTCGTCCAAGTGCCGGCAGCTGGGCTGCGCCTCCGGCGCCAGCCAGTGCCACACCCCGGGGGACATCATGCGGCTGTTCCAGAGCTCCACCTTCTGCCTCCAGCCGCCGGGGGACTCGTACACGCGGCGGTCCGCGTTCGACGCCATGGTCGCCGGGTGCGTGCCCGTCTTCTTCCACCCGGCGTCCGCGTATCTCCAGTACCGGTGGCACCTGCCGGGGGACCACGCCACGTACTCGGTGTTCATACCGGACGACGGCGTGCGCGCGGGGAACGTCAGCATCGAGGACACGCTGAGAAGGATACCCGCAACCGTGGTGCGGAGGATGCAGGAGGAGGTCCTCAGGCTCGTGCCGAGGCTCGTGTACGCTGACCCGAGGTACTCGCTCGACACAGTCAAGGACGCATTCGACGTCGCCGTCGAAGGTGTCCTAGAGAAGGTGGCGGAGTCGATGCGCAAAGTCCAAACTGGTCATCCCCGGTCGAGCTGGCTAGACAAGATTTGGTCCGAGTAA